From the genome of Desmodus rotundus isolate HL8 chromosome 2, HLdesRot8A.1, whole genome shotgun sequence, one region includes:
- the ACSL3 gene encoding fatty acid CoA ligase Acsl3 yields MNNHVSSAPSAMKLKQTINPILLYFIRFIILLYTIITYIPYYFLSESRQEKSNQIKAKPVNSKPGSAYRSVNSLNGLASVLYPGCDTLDKVFMYAKNKFKDKRLLGTREVLNEEDEVQPNGKIFKKVILGHYNWLSYEDVFISAFNFGNGLQMLGQKPKTNIAIFCETRAEWMIAAQACFMYNFQLVTLYATLGGPAIVHGLNETEVTNIITSKELLQTKLKDIVSLVPRLRHIITVDGKPPTWTEFPKGVIVHTMAAVQALGAKASTENKPESTPAPSDIAVIMYTSGSTGLPKGVMISHSNIIAGITGMAERIPRLGEEDVYIGYLPLAHVLELSAELVCLSHGCRIGYSSPQTLADQSSKIKKGSRGDTSTLKPTLMAAVPEIMDRIYKNVMNKVSEMSSFQRNLFILAYNYKMEQISRGRSTPLCDRFVFRKVRSLLGGNIRLLLCGGAPLSAATQRFMNICFCCSVGQGYGLTESAGAGTITEVWDYNTGRVGAPLVCCEIKLKNWEEGGYFNTDKPHPRGEILIGGQNVTMGYYKNEAKTKADFFEDENGQRWLCTGDIGEFDPDGCLKIVDRKKDLVKLQAGEYVSLGKVEAALKNLPLIDNICAYANSYHSYVIGFVVPNQKELTELARKKGLKGTWEELCNSCEVENEVLKVLSEAAISASLEKFEIPVKIRLSPEPWTPETGLVTDAFKLKRKELKTHYQADIERMYGRK; encoded by the exons ATGAATAACCACGTATCTTCAGCACCATCTGCCATGAAGCTAAAACAGACCATCAATCccattcttttatatttcatacGTTTTATAATATTACTTTATACTATTATAACatacattccatattattttttgtCTGAGTCAAGACAAGAAAAATCAAACCAAATTAAAGCAAAGCCTGTAAATTCAAAACCTGGATCTGCATACAGATCTGTTAACAGTTTGAATGGCTTGGCCTCAGTATTATACCCTGGATGTGATACACTAGATAAAGTTTTTATGTAtgcaaaaaacaaatttaaggaCAAAAGACTCTTGGGAACCCGTGAAGTTTTAAATGAGGAAGATGAAGTACAACcaaatggaaaaatttttaaaaag gTTATTCTTGGACACTACAATTGGCTCTCCTATGAAGACGTCTTCATTAGTGCTTTCAATTTTGGAAATGGCTTACAGATGCTGGGTCAGAAGCCCAAGACCAACATTGCCATCTTCTGTGAGACCAGGGCCGAGTGGATGATCGCTGCGCAGGCGTGCTTCATGTACAACTTCCAGC TTGTTACTTTGTATGCGACTCTAGGAGGTCCGGCAATTGTCCACggattaaatgaaacagaggTGACAAACATCATCACTAGTAAAGAACTCTTGCAAACAAAGTTGAAG GATATAGTCTCTCTAGTCCCTCGCCTGCGGCACATCATCACAGTCGATGGCAAGCCGCCCACCTGGACCGAGTTCCCCAAGGGCGTCATCGTGCACACCATGGCCGCAGTGCAGGCTCTGGGAGCCAAGGCGAGCACGG aaaacaaacctgAGAGCACCCCAGCACCCTCGGACATCGCAGTCATCATGTACACGAGTGGGTCCACGGGGCTGCCCAAGGGGGTCATGATCTCCCACAGCAACATCATTGCCGGGATCACGGGCATGGCGGAGAGGATCCCACGCCTGGG AGAGGAAGACGTTTACATTGGATACTTGCCTCTGGCCCACGTTTTAGAATTAAGTGCTGAGCTGGTTTGTCTTTCTCATGGATGTCGCATAGGCTACTCTTCACCACAGACTTTAGCAGATCAG tcttcaaaaataaaaaaaggaagcagagggGACACATCCACACTGAAGCCGACACTCATGGCAGCGGTTCCG GAAATCATGGATCGAATATACAAAAATGTCATGAATAAAGTGAGTGAAATGAGTAGTTTTCAACGTAACCTGTTTATTCTAGCCTATAATTATAAAATGGAACAGATTTCAAGAGGACGAAGTACTCCGCTATGTGACAG atttgttttccGGAAAGTTCGAAGCTTGCTAGGTGGGAATATTCGGCTTCTGTTGTGTGGAGGTGCTCCACTTTCTGCAGCCACACAGCGCTTCATGAATATCTGTTTTTGCTGTTCCGTTGGTCAGGGCTATGGGCTCACTGAATCTGCTGGGGCTGGAACAATTACAGAAG TGTGGGACTACAACACTGGCAGAGTCGGGGCACCGTTGGTTTGCTGTGAAATCAAATTAAAGAACTGGGAGGAAG GTGGATACTTTAATACGGATAAACCACATCCCAGGGGTGAGATCCTTATTGGTGGCCAGAATGTGACGATGGGATACTACAAGAATGAAGCAAAAACGAAAGCTGACTTCTTTGAAGACGAAAATGGGCAGAGGTGGCTCTGTACGGGAGACATTGGAGAGTTTGACCCTGATGGTTGTTTAAAGATTGTTG ATCGTAAAAAGGACCTTGTAAAACTTCAGGCAGGAGAATATGTTTCTCTTGGGAAAGTAGAGGCAGCTTTGAAGAATCTTCCATTAATAGACAACATTTGTGCATATGCAAACAG CTACCATTCTTACGTCATTGGGTTTGTTGTGCCAAACCAAAAGGAACTAACGGAACTAGCTCGAAAGAAAGGACTTAAAGGGACGTGGGAGGAGCTGTGCAACAGCTGTGAGGTGGAAAACGAGGTCCTCAAAGTGCTGTCTGAAGCTGCTATTTCAG